The following coding sequences lie in one Sorghum bicolor cultivar BTx623 chromosome 6, Sorghum_bicolor_NCBIv3, whole genome shotgun sequence genomic window:
- the LOC8060458 gene encoding protein ANTHESIS POMOTING FACTOR 1, producing MTSPPRVSMEITDDMLKSMEVGLAFRDYNGRISSMDFHSKATSYLVTASDDESIRLYDTQNAVCLKTINSKKYGVELVCFTDNPTIVLYSSKNGWDESLRLLSLNDNRFLRYFKGHLDRVVCISFCSEKENFLSGSLDRTVLLWDQRAEKSQGLLRVQGRPAVSYDDQGMVFAVAYGGHIRMFDARKFEKGPFEIFSVGNNDSEAHVIKFSSDGRRILLTTKAGRVHVLDSFHGNSIASYNVKPVVTNSTLEASFSPDGNHIISGSGDGSVYAWNVRSGKVARWGSTDNEPPLVRWAPGSLMFVTGSSELSCWVPDLSKLGSFTISK from the exons ATGACGAGTCCGCCAAGGGTGAGCATGGAGATCACCGATGACATGCTCAAGAGCATGGAGGTCGGCCTAGCCTTCCGGGACTAT AATGGCAGAATTAGTTCTATGGATTTTCACAGCAAGGCTACCAGCTATCTCGTGACAGCTAGCGATGACGAATCAATCCGCCTATATGACACTCAAAATGCAGT ATGTTTGAAGACTATTAATAGCAAAAAATATGGGGTCGAACTAGTGTGCTTCACTGATAACCCAACTATTGTCTTATATTCATCAAAAAATGGCTGGGATG AATCTCTGCGTCTACTCTCACTGAATGATAACCGGTTTCTTAGATATTTTAAAGGTCACCTTGACAG GGTTGTCTGCATCTCATTTTGCTCTGAGAAAGAAAACTTTCTCTCTGGTTCACTTGACCGTACTGTTCTCTTATGGGATCAACGAGCTGAAAAATCACAG GGCTTACTGCGTGTGCAAGGGAGGCCTGCAGTTTCATATGATGATCAGGGCATGGTATTTGCAGTTGCCTATGGTGGTCACATAAGGATGTTTGATGCTCGAAAATTTGAAAAG GGGCCTTTTGAGATCTTCTCTGTTGGTAATAATGATTCAGAAGCCCATGTCATAAAGTTCAGTAGTGATGGCAGGCGGATTCTGTTAACCACTAAAGCTGGACGTGTTCATGTGCTAGATTCATTCCATGGCAATAGC ATTGCATCGTACAATGTGAAGCCAGTGGTAACCAATTCAACACTGGAGGCATCGTTTAGTCCTGATGGAAACCATATCATATCTG GCTCTGGTGATGGTAGTGTTTATGCTTGGAATGTTAGGAGTGGAAAG GTCGCACGCTGGGGAAGCACAGATAACGAACCGCCACTGGTAAGGTGGGCTCCAGGATCCTTGATGTTTGTGACAGGATCATCAGAACTGTCATGTTGGGTTCCGGATCTGTCCAAGCTGGGATCCTTTACCATTAGCAAGTAG
- the LOC8060459 gene encoding putative ABC transporter C family member 15 codes for MRRQKRNYQGCLRPCHAPPVSASPLYHRHQFTTTTSLSLSPIPSLSLSLIGETMERVMSQLHYSPAALAGILPKRVQQLLIQGGFLDDPSDSTILHHVQEWQELYSPCFWMGTFALIQLIFIMSILAQFLFKKFRWWRQRLKAAAPESNKQHHEHKITDIKLGISYKACKACCLLILGSHVLRAVFLQLHERISECKYPPFILCESLQVLSWIILSILVFSFQKAKSAKLPMVIRSWWIFSFLQSATTVVIDLRSILATHDNLGFEEWIDLFMLLVCTYLFAVSARGKTGITFTDSSVTEPLLNPSVGQQAEAKRPCPYGRANILELVTFSWMNPVFSIGYKKPLEKNEVPDVDGKDAAEFLSDSFKKIIDDVERRHGLSTSSIYRAMFILIRQKAMINAGFAVLSASASYVGPSLINDLVKFLGGERQYGLKRGYILAVAFLSAKVVETIAQRQWIFGARQLGMRLRAALISHIYQKGLLLSCSSRQKHTSGEIINYMSVDIQRITDVIWYTNYIWMLPIQLSLAVYVLHTNLGVGAWAGLAATLAIMACNIPLTRMQKRLQAKIMVAKDNRMKATTEVLRSMKILKVQAWDMKYLQKLETLRGEEYNWLWRSVRLSALTTFIFWGSPAFISSITFGSCILMGIPLTAGTVLSALATFRMLQDPIFTLPDLLSVFAQGKVSADRVVKYLEEEELKCDAVTQVPRNDTGYDVEIDHGIFSWELETTSPTLTDVELKVKRGMKVAICGMVGSGKSSLLSCILGEMPKLDGTVRVSGRKAYVPQTAWILSGNIRENILFGNTHDKEKYEKIIQACALTKDLELFANGDLTEIGERGINMSGGQKQRIQIARSVYEDADIYLFDDPFSAVDAHTGSQLFKDCVMGILKDKTVLYVTHQVEFLPAADLILVMQDGKIVQKGKFDELLQQNIGFEAIVGAHSQALESVINAESSSRILSDNQKSADSEDEFDTENETDDQLQGITKQESAHDVSQDISDKGRLTQEEEREKGGIGKKVYWAYLRAVHGGALVPVTIAAQSFFQIFQVASNYWMAWASPPTTATTPTVGLGLLFSVYIALSMGSALCVFSRSMLVSLIGLLTSEKFFKNMLHCILRAPMSFFDSTPTGRILNRASNDQSVLDLEIANKLGWCVFSIIQILGTIGVMSQVAWPVFAIFVPVTVVCFLCQRYYIPTARELARLSQIQRAPILHHFAESLAGASSIRAYGQKDRFRKANLGLVDNHSRPWFHNISAMEWLSFRLNMLSNFVFAFSLTLLVSLPEGFINPSIAGLAVTYALNLNSQLASIIWNICNTENKMISVERIMQYSRIPSEAPLVVDHYRPPNSWPDAGTINIRSLEVRYAEHLPSVLRNISCTIPGRKKVGIVGRTGGGKSTFIQALFRIVEPRGGTIEIDNVDILKIGLHDLRGRLSIIPQDPTMFEGTVRGNLDPLNEYPDHRVWEILDKCQLGDIVRQNPKKLDSTVVENGENWSVGQRQLFCLGRVLLKRSNVLVLDEATASVDSSTDAIIQKTIREEFGECTVLTIAHRIHTVIDSDLILVFSEGRIIEYDTPSKLLENENSEFSRLIKEYSRRSHGFGGTANN; via the exons ATGAGACGCCAAAAGCGCAACTATCAGGGGTGTCTCCGTCCTTGTCATGCGCCTCCAGTCTCCGCCTCTCCACTATATCATCGCCACCagttcaccaccaccacctctctctctctctctccaattccctcactctctctctctctcattggCGAAACGATGGAGAGAGTGATGAGCCAGCTGCACTACTCGCCTGCAGCTCTCGCGGGGATTCTTCCCAAGAGGGTGCAACAGCTGCTGATCCAGGGAGGCTTCCTCGATGACCCATCAG attctactatattgcaccaTGTGCAAGAATGGCAAGAGCTATACTCACCTTGCTTCTGGATGGGCACTTTTGCACTGATACAATTGATATTCATCATGAGTATATTGGCTCAATTTCTGTTCAAGAAATTCAGATGGTGGAGACAGAGACTAAAGGCTGCAGCTCCTGAAAGCAATAAACAACATCATGAACACAAGATTACAGATATAAAGCTGGGTATATCCTATAAAGCATGCAAAGCTTGTTGCCTGCTTATACTAGGCAGTCATGTTCTGAGGGCAGTATTTCTACAGTTACATGAAAGAATAAGTGAATGCAAGTATCCACCCTTTATTCTTTGTGAAAGTTTGCAGGTGCTATCGTGGATAATATTGTCAATACTAGTATTCAGTTTTCAGAAAGCAAAATCTGCAAAACTTCCAATGGTAATTCGGTCCTGGTGGATATTTAGCTTTCTACAATCAGCTACCACTGTTGTAATTGATCTCAGGTCAATTTTGGCAACCCATGACAATTTAGGATTTGAAGAATGGATTGATCTGTTCATGCTTCTTGTTTGCACTTACCTGTTTGCAGTTTCAGCCAGAGGGAAAACAGGAATTACATTCACAGACAGCAGCGTAACAGAGCCACTATTGAATCCATCTGTGGGACAGCAGGCAGAAGCCAAACGGCCATGTCCATATGGAAGAGCAAATATTCTTGAACTTGTCACCTTCTCCTGGATGAACCCTGTGTTTTCTATTGGATACAAGAAACCTCTAGAGAAGAATGAGGTGCCAGATGTTGATGGCAAAGATGCTGCTGAGTTTCTGTCTGATTCATTTAAAAAGATCATAGACGATGTTGAACGCAGGCATGGCTTAAGTACTTCATCGATCTATAGAGCAATGTTTATATTAATAAGACAGAAAGCAATGATCAATGCAGGATTTGCAGTTTTAAGTGCCAGCGCATCCTATGTCGGACCCTCACTGATTAATGATTTGGTGAAATTCCTTGGAGGAGAGAGGCAATATGGACTCAAAAGAGGTTATATTCTCGCTGTTGCTTTTCTAAGTGCTAAAGTTGTGGAGACCATAGCACAGAGGCAGTGGATTTTTGGAGCTCGACAGCTTGGGATGCGGCTGCGAGCTGCTTTGATATCCCACATCTACCAAAAGGGCCTTCTCTTATCCTGCAGTTCAAGGCAGAAGCATACTAGTGGAGAGATCATAAACTACATGAGTGTAGATATCCAAAGGATAACTGATGTTATATGGTATACAAACTACATCTGGATGCTACCCATTCAGCTTTCTTTAGCTGTCTATGTCCTCCATACAAACTTAGGGGTCGGGGCCTGGGCTGGTTTAGCAGCGACATTGGCAATAATGGCTTGCAATATTCCACTAACTAGAATGCAAAAGAGGTTGCAAGCCAAGATCATGGTTGCTAAAGACAACAGAATGAAGGCAACAACGGAAGTTCTTAGAAGCATGAAAATACTGAAAGTTCAAGCATGGGATATGAAGTACCTTCAGAAGCTAGAAACTCTACGAGGCGAGGAGTACAATTGGCTATGGAGATCTGTGAGGTTGTCGGCTCTAACAACATTCATATTTTGGGGGTCACCTGCATTCATTTCCTCCATAACATTTGGCTCATGTATACTGATGGGGATTCCTCTGACAGCTGGAACTGTTTTGTCAGCTCTTGCGACATTCCGCATGCTACAAGATCCAATTTTCACACTTCCTGACTTACTTTCAGTGTTTGCTCAGGGAAAAGTTTCAGCTGATAGAGTGGTTAAATACCTTGAGGAAGAAGAATTGAAATGCGATGCAGTTACACAAGTACCGAGAAACGACACAGGCTACGATGTAGAGATTGATCATGGAATATTCAGCTGGGAACTTGAGACTACTTCTCCAACTCTGACAGATGTAGAGTTAAAGGTAAAGAGAGGGATGAAAGTGGCTATTTGTGGAATGGTCGGTTCTGGAAAATCCAGTCTATTATCATGCATACTTGGGGAGATGCCAAAGCTAGATGGGACTGTCAGGGTCAGTGGCCGCAAAGCATATGTTCCTCAAACTGCCTGGATCCTGTCTGGGAACATAAGGGAAAACATTCTGTTTGGAAACACACATGACAAGGAAAAGTATGAAAAAATCATACAAGCATGTGCGCTGACAAAAGATCTTGAGTTGTTTGCAAATGGTGATCTGACTGAGATTGGTGAAAGGGGAATTAACATGAGTGGTGGACAGAAACAGCGAATTCAGATTGCAAGGTCAGTGTATGAGGATGCAGATATTTACCTCTTTGATGATCCTTTCAGTGCAGTAGATGCCCATACAGGAAGCCAGCTTTTCAAG GATTGTGTAATGGGAATTCTTAAAGATAAAACAGTGTTGTATGTGACCCACCAAGTCGAATTCCTTCCTGCCGCAGACCTTATACTG GTCATGCAAGATGGTAAAATCGTGCAGAAAGGGAAATTCGATGAACTTCTTCAACAAAACATAGGGTTTGAAGCTATAGTAGGTGCGCATAGCCAGGCTCTTGAATCTGTTATAAATGCTGAGAGTTCCAGCAGAATTCTGTCAGACAACCAAAAATCAGCAGACAGTGAGGATGAGTTCGATACAGAAAATGAAACAGATGATCAACTTCAGGGCATAACAAAACAAGAGTCTGCACATGATGTCTCGCAAGACATCAGTGACAAGGGGAGGTTAACACAAGAAGAAGAACGGGAAAAGGGAGGCATTGGCAAGAAGGTTTACTGGGCCTACCTGAGGGCAGTTCATGGTGGAGCCTTAGTGCCAGTAACAATAGCTGCACAATCATTCTTTCAAATATTTCAGGTTGCCAGCAACTATTGGATGGCATGGGCATCACCTCCTACAACTGCAACCACTCCAACCGTTGGATTAGGCCTCCTCTTCTCTGTATACATAGCACTATCTATGGGAAGTGCCCTGTGTGTCTTCTCTCGGTCCATGCTTGTGTCACTGATTGGTCTACTAACATcagaaaagttcttcaagaacatGCTCCATTGCATTCTGCGTGCCCCAATGTCCTTCTTTGATTCCACACCTACTGGTAGAATTTTGAACAGG GCCTCTAATGACCAAAGTGTTCTAGATCTGGAAATAGCAAACAAGCTAGGCTGGTGTGTGTTTTCAATCATACAAATTCTGGGGACCATTGGTGTGATGTCACAAGTGGCATGGCCAGTTTTTGCTATCTTTGTTCCGGTGACAGTGGTCTGTTTCCTGTGTCAA CGCTACTACATACCAACAGCGAGAGAGTTGGCTCGTTTGTCGCAAATTCAAAGGGCCCCAATTCTACACCATTTTGCAGAATCGCTAGCAGGAGCATCAAGTATCAGAGCATATGGACAGAAAGATCGTTTCAGAAAAGCAAACCTTGGTCTTGTTGACAACCACTCCAGGCCATGGTTCCATAACATTTCTGCAATGGAGTGGCTTTCTTTCAGGCTAAACATGCTATCCAACTTTGTCTTTGCCTTTTCTTTGACTCTGCTAGTGAGCCTCCCTGAAGGTTTTATAAACCCAA GTATTGCTGGACTTGCAGTGACTTATGCATTGAACCTCAACTCACAGCTGGCATCCATAATTTGGAACATTTGCAACACAGAAAACAAAATGATATCAGTTGAAAGAATAATGCAGTACTCGAGGATCCCTAGTGAGGCTCCTCTCGTAGTTGACCATTACCGCCCACCAAACAGCTGGCCAGATGCCGGAACTATCAATATAAGATCCTTGGAG GTTCGATATGCAGAGCATCTCCCATCAGTTTTGAGAAACATATCATGCACAATTCCAGGAAGGAAGAAGGTGGGGATTGTAGGACGTACTGGTGGCGGAAAGTCAACTTTTATCCAAGCACTTTTCAGGATCGTTGAACCAAGGGGAGGAACAATCGAAATCGACAATGTTGACATCTTGAAAATAGGGCTGCATGATTTAAGAGGAAGACTAAGCATCATTCCGCAGGATCCAACGATGTTTGAGGGAACAGTGAGAGGGAATCTGGATCCCCTGAATGAGTACCCTGATCATCGTGTGTGGGAG ATTTTGGACAAATGCCAGCTTGGTGATATAGTTCGGCAAAACCCAAAGAAACTGGACTCTACAG TTGTCGAGAATGGGGAAAATTGGAGTGTTGGGCAGAGGCAACTATTTTGCCTTGGAAGGGTTCTCCTAAAGCGAAGTAATGTTCTTGTTCTTGATGAGGCAACTGCTTCAGTTGACTCCTCCACTGATGCGATTATCCAAAAAACGATCCGCGAGGAATTCGGGGAATGCACGGTATTGACAATAGCTCACAGAATCCACACTGTAATTGACAGTGATCTCATTCTTGTTTTCAGTGAAG GAAGAATTATAGAATATGACACGCCCTCAAAATTACTAGAGAACGAGAACTCTGAATTCTCCAGACTGATAAAGGAGTACTCACGGCGATCCCATGGCTTTGGTGGAACAGCAAACAATTGA